GCTTTCAGTTGGCAGACCCTCATACATATAAATGTAAAGCTTAAACCAATACATTTACAGTGACATCAGTTTCACCTCCCTAACATCAATAGTTTTGAACTTGCTCTGTTTCATGGCACTACCAGATAAACGagcaaattttatttcttgaaatCTGAAAAACAAACTGATCTATGCataaaaaagtataaaattttGCGCATTTTATTTACTCTGCGGGTACATAAATAGCAAATCAAAATATCCGACTCGACTATGTCCAAAGCTTTGTTTGAGTTGATATGAATTGACCCTACTGTGAATTTGAATCTCAGCTGTGGTCATAATGACCTATTACTTCATAATCCTACTTTCTCTTCTGACCGAGATTGACAGAGTTGGCAGAAAGTTTAACACACTGTACTCTTATTCAGGAGGGGTGATGTTATTTTCGTGTCTCGccatccatatttatgttttttgtaATGTGCCTAAATTGCTAAAGATAGTTGCCAGGATGTTCCCTTTGAAAAGCCTGCTgccaatttctttccccatccttcttcAATCCAAGCTTTTGCTTTGTCACCAATGACTTCATCACCAACATggcttaaaattaattttttgtttgctatAGACCCTCAGCAACATATAGTCACCTAAGTATTTTCCATCTGCTTTGTTGGATGATGCAGACATTAACAAGTATGATTGCAAGAGATCAGCAATATAATTTTTGGGTTGAGGAAGCAGAAGGATAGGCTGCTGACAAAGTCAATGTGTCAGCATTAAAAAATCAAGATCGTGACTTTTTTACTCCCATGAATTATGAATGATTAATTTATTCCCAAAGACCGTATGCTTAATTTAATTTATACTTTGAGATAAGGAAACATTTGCACGAAAGAGTTTATCTGAAGTAGGCCCTAGCTTGATTTGTGACAAATACAGGTGTTGGATACTTCGTCATAACAATGTACCTGTTGACACAGTCATCATTACAGGCTGCTTTTAGACCGATTATCCCAAAATGTTTTGCAAATTGAAGTGCCAGGATCACAGCTCATTCTCAAGCAGTCATTCCTGCTATCATGGTGGAGTGCAGTATCATCGCTCATCATAGCCAAGCTATCTGTATTCCCCCCGATTTGACCCTTCGTGACTTTTGGAAATAAAGTGTGCAATTATAAGACAAGAGATACCATAAAGAAATCATTATCAGGCGTCCTGAAAGATCAGTTTTGCCCATGCTACAGAGGCTGAAATTCCGTAAAGATTAGGGATTATTTAAAAGTAGTTTATATCTATCTAGTATCTGTTTTGATAAAAGATTTTTCATGCTAGTCTATGATCTTTATCATATTTCGTAACTTATCCTCTGCATTACATAATGaattatttagtttaacaaaatAAATCCTCTTTTGCTCCAGTGACATTGGATTTCATCTTAGAGAAAGAGTAAAAAAGGCGTTTACTGCTGGGGAATTGTTTCAAGGAGATGAAGAAAAGTGTGCCAGAGAGCACGCGAGCTTGAAAAGACTAGCAGATAATGTATATGGGAAGTTATACAAACGAACAATTTCATCTTCTGCCACTGGATTGACTGCAGAACAGTGCAACTCTGTGTTGTCAAGTGAATTTCTTGACTTGTTACAAAAAGAAAATCGTAGTATCTTCTCAAGACTATTTAGGGGAAAGTGATTCTGTAAACAATGTATTTCAGACCAGTGTACTGTTATTTGAACTCTAGATGCTGTGATATTGCTAGAAGATACAGTCAAGTATGCAACACCACTGCAAACAATGTTCATCACATCCCAGTAATGAAAAATGAAGTTATTGACTGCTTCCAACCAAAGGAAAACCAGTTGTACATAGACATGACTTTTGGTGCTGGAGGACATGCTGAACAACTGCTTAACTGTGCTCCCAACTTGAGAGTATTTGCATTGGATAGAGATCCAGTAGCCTTTGAGATGGCAAAAAACTTGTCCATTAAGTATCCCGATCAGTTGGTAcctttattgggaaaatttagtgAACTTCCAAAACTTCTTAAGAGACATGGAATACAACGAAACATGGTTGATGGGATTTTATTTGACCTAGGTTGCTCCTCAATGCAGTTTGATACTGCCGAAAGGGGTTTCTCAATAAGTAAGGATGGTCCACTAGACATGAGAATGGATGGCACTCGTTTTCCTTCCTCCCCTACGGCTGCAGATGTTTTAGCTCAGATCGATGAACCTGATTTAGCAAAGGTATTGAAGATCTACGGAGAAGAGAAGCAAGCTAAGAAGATAGCAAGAGCTGTTATAGAGTCTCGGTATCAGTTTgttagactgaagacaacaaaagaCTTGAGTGATCTTGTGGCATCTGTGTGCAATGAAGAACATAGACTTGATAAACTTCAAAGGCCTTCCCATGCAGCTACAAAAACGTTCCAGgctttaaggatatttgtaaataATGAAATCAATGAGTTAAATTATAGTTTAATTTTGGCTCACAGGTTCTTGAAAGTTGGAGGTAAAATTGTAACACTTTCATTTCATTCACTGGAAGATCGTATTGTAAAGAGGCATCTCTGTGGCAATGTTATAGGAAATGCTATAAATCCTTTACCTCTTAAATATACTGATCACTCTTTGTGGTATAATAGAGATGATGTTGACAGTTTGTTACATAGCAATTGGAAACTTCTTCATAAGCATGTTCTAGTACCAGCCACAGAAGAAGTGGAAACTAACCCAAGAAGTCGTTCTGCCAAACTTAGATGTGCTGTAAAGATCAGTTAAAGCTAATTGTGATGAAATAGAAACATGCAATAAGTCTGTACCCCATGTGTAAAGGGCAAAATGTTTAAAACaatattctgttttcaaatgtgaaaatatgtaaattaatgtGTAATAAAGAGTGTCATTATATAACTGCTGTAATTTCTTTACCTGCCTTATCCCAACTTTGCAGTAGATAGAGAACCATCAGCATGTATGTTCTTAATAAGTGACATATTTCCAGTGCTTATTTGGTTATAACTCAATGAAAATTTTTAGTTTATTCATTTGACTGGCGCAGATGCTATAGTAATATCATTAGTACAGATTCATATATTAGGTAATTAATATTAAAACTGACTTAAGAATTTAAAAATTCCTTACTGTTCTCTGTGGAAAGTGAAAAAgtgaactgtgtaaaaattagtGTCACTTGTTTAAGAAATTCAAAATATAAATGTTATACAACTGTAAAATGACTGTGGCCATATATACAAATTTCATTAGCTATACACTTAGAACTAgaagttaaggaaatgtaattccacTCTTGCACAAAATATGGACAGCTGTATTTTGAACCAATTTATTAAGTAACTATCGATTTTGTGGCTTCCATCATTAGGTGCACatctgagcaacaagaaataaataatgataGTTATTGGAGCCCTATACACCAAAGTGATACCAGAGCCTTAAGCAACTAATTATGAGAACAGATGAAAACACAAGTGTACTTAAAACATTAAAACATGGTGGAGAATATAGAAGGCCCAACCATCATAGTTAAAACCATAATGCCCATTGGGTGGATAGTCAGTGGATaaaaatatgggcaacagaaaacatCTTATGTTATGTAACAAGGATGTGCCTATAACCAAAGAGCAGAACTGAGGCACCAGACCAAAAACAATGTATCGTCAAGGCAAGAACCAGAAGGCTTATCAGCAAGTCACCACAACACAGAGCCACCCAGGTCAGCCGCATCAACCATCAatcacccaagcatgactcacaccccgtcctcacagctttacttctgccagtatctcgtctcctaccttccaaactttacagaagctctcctgcaaaccctgcagaactagcactcctgaaagaaagtatattgcggagacatggcttagccacagcctgggggatgtttccagaatgagatttttcactctgcagcggagtgtgcgctgatatgaaacttcctggcagattaaaactgtgtgccggaccgagactcaaactcaggacctttgcctttcgcaggcaagtgctctaccaactgagttgagtaactgatcacccagatgaaccaaggggctagcaacaatgtctcctcaacaaccATTCAGCAAATGGGCCTCCACAACAGTCACCTGCTGCATGTACACGTGCCAAGTGCTGTTCATTGGCAACAAAAGCTGGAATTTGCATACCAGTATCACAACTGGAtgcccactgagtggtgacagatgTAACTGTCcagatgaatcacactttgtgCTCCTTCAGACAAATGGCCATTGGTGTGTATGGCGTGAAGTGTGTGAAAGCTAATACTTTGCCACCAGGAAGGAGcattatggtctgtggaatgttttcatggcattccatctacacgtacatttatactccgcaagccacccaacggtgtgtggcggagcagagggcactttacgtgccactgtcattacctcccttttctgttctagtcgcgtattgttcgcgggaagaacgactgtctgaaagcctccgtgcgcgctcaaatctctttaattttacattcgtgatctcctcgggaggtataagtagggggggaaccaaaatattcgatacctaatccagaaacgcaccctctcaaaacctggcgagcaagctacaccgcgaggcagagcgcctctcttgcagagtctgccacttgagtttgctaaacatctccataacgctgtcacagttaccaaataaccctgtgacaaaacgcgccgctcttctttggatcttctctatctcctccgtcaacccaatctggcacagatcccacactgatgagcaatactcaagtataggtcgaacaagtgttttgtaagccacctcctttgttgatggactacattttctaaggactctcccaatgaatctcaacctggtacctgccttaccaacaattaattttatatgatcattccacttcaaatcgttccgcacgcatactcccagttattttgcagaagtaactgctaccagtgtttcttccgctatcatataatcatacaataaaggatctttctttctatgtattcgcaatacattacatttgtctatgttaagggtcagttgccactccctgcacaaagtgcctatccgctgcagatcatcttgcatttcgctacaattttctaaagctgcaacttctctgtatactacagtaacatccacgaaaagccgcatggaacttccgacactatctactaggtcatttatatatattgtgaaaagcaatggtcccataacactcccctgtggcatgccagaggttactttaatgtctgtagacgtctctccattgataacaacatgctgtgttctgtttgctaaaaactcttcaatccagccacacagctggtctgatattccgtaggctcttactttgtttatcaggtgacagtgcggaactgtatcgaacgccttccggaagtcaaggaaaatagcacctacctgggagcctgtatctaatattttctgggtctcatgaacaaataaagcgagtcaggtctcacacgatcgctgtttccggaatccatgttgattcctacagagtagattctgggtttccaaaaccgacacgatacgcgagcaaaaaacatattctaaaattctacaacagatcgacgtcagagatataggtctatagttttgcgcatctgctcgacgactcttcttgaagactgggactacctgtgctcttttccaatcatttggaactttccgttcctctagagacttgcggtacacggctgttagaagggggggcaagttctttcgcgtactctgtgtagaatcgaattggtatcccgtcaggtccagtggactttcccctgttgagtgattccagttgcttttctattccttggacccttatttgatgtcagccattttttcgtttgtgtgaggatttagagaaggaactgcagtgtggtcttcctctgtgaaacagctttggaaaaaggtgtttagtatttcagctttacacgtgtcgtcctctgtttcaatgccatcatcatcccggagtatctggatatgctgtttcgagccacttactgatttaacgtaagaccagaacttcctaggattttctgtcaagtcagtacatagaattttactttcgaattcactgaacgcttcacgcatagccttccttatgctaactttgacatcgtttcgcttctgtttgtctgagaggttttggctgcgtttacacttggagtgaagctctctttgcttttgcagtagtttcctaactttgttgttgaaccacggcgggtttttcctgtccctcacagttttactcggcacgtaactgtctaaaacgcattttacgattgccttgaactttttccataaacactcaacattgtcagtgtcagaacagaaattttcgttttgatctgttaggtagtctgaaatctgccttctattacccttgctaaacagataaaccttcctcccttttttttattactattaacttccatattcagggatgctgcaacggccttatgatcactgattccctgttctgcacttacagagtcgaaaagttcgggtctttttgttatcagtaggtccaagacattatctccacaagtcggttctctgtttaattgctcgaggtaattttcggatagtgcactcagtataatgtcactcaatgctctgtccctaccacccgtcctaaacatctgagtgtcctagtctatatctggtaaattgaaatctccacctaagactataacatgctgagaaaatttatgtgaaatgtattccaaattttctctcagttgttctgccactaatgctgctgagttgggaagtcgataaaaggagccaactattaacctagtttggttgctgagtgtaacctccacccataataattccctGGGTTGTCCCATCATTCTGGAAGGCTCAGTGggccaacacaagtatgcaccttcCCTTGGGGACCATATCTATCCAGAAATGGaatttatcaatgaaaataatttttgaaaatataatgtaactggataaataaaaaatctactcaccaagtggcagcaggagaaacaCATTTATAGGTATTAAAGTATATAAAATATATTAATCAGCTGCACTGGCAATGCTGTGACTTCCTAGAATCATTCCATGAAATGAGGTACATTTTTGTCTGACATTTTTCCCGCCATATTTAAAACAGCTTTTCATTGTCCTCCCaacctccgcaatatccttgtcagaccctaggctctttctgcacccatttccctactcTGTGGCTTCAGTCCCTGTGACTGTCCCCGCCATAAGACTTGCCCCATGCACCCTTCTTCCACCATTATACCGtatctgtaactggcaaaacacataCTATCAAAAGGGATAGCTACCTTTGAAATGACTCATGCCAAATACCAGCTGTTGTGAAAACATTGTTCAGCCTTGCACATCGGCTTGATTACCACTAAGTTATCCTTTATAGGAATAGGCAGAGGGTGTAcattggcaacacacaatatcctgttgcagagcatgctctacaacttaACTGCCGTTACGTCAATGCGTGTTTCACTACACACGGATTGTTCACCCAGACACCAGTTTCCGGAGGTGTGAACTAGTGTTACAACACGTCCTTAGTTCTCGCctcccacctggccttaatttatgttaatttttttggtctcagcatttcttcacagtaactattcctttctttactcccatttagttttctacatctttcattttctgacctgtcttatTTTCCCTGCCCGCTCTctgccctcccccttcccccccccccccctcccccccacctctatCACATGCCACATGCAGTGCACTTAGCTTCCCACTCCTATTAACTCATTCACCATATTtttgcagtaatctctgtcttaggTGCTACCCTATCttctacctttaagctctcaggttttcatatctcatctggtgcagtccccaacaaacaGTACATTCTCCTCATCCCGCCTGGTAAATCTCCCCTGACCTGGTGTTATGGGTGACTTTTCAAAACTCTCCTCATTACCTAAACCTCATAAGAtttttttcttcacccctcttgcTTCTGCTTCAACgtttctgccaggaggaggatccactggctccgaaagcttgcaaattttaatatctttatatttgtgttttcctgccgccacttggtgagaaGCCTTTTTCatttatccaattacattatatttccaACAGGGAAGTTATTTTTCCTTGGCACTatagcacctaccagcaggacaatgcaacgtcccAGACAGCTCGCAATCTACATgcatggttctaagagcaccaggatgagtttacaatACTCCCTTTGGCACCAAACTCTCTGGATTTaaactgagaatctgtgggaccacctaattgggctgtttgtgccatggatcgtcagccgagaaacctagcactcCACATACCTcttgataccttccagaacctcatagaTTCTCCTTCCATGCAGTCCATGCTGCAAAATGTGGGTATTCAGGCGTTTGAcacttggtcacattaatgtgactggacagcgtagtCTGAAAATAGAGATGATAATGTTTATTTCATTCTGAAGTAAGTGTAGTTGGTACCAAATTTGTTGTGCTGTGGTTTCATAAATGATAGAAAAATGATCAGAGTAACACTTTAGTTGGTAAATCATAAAGCATTATGCAAGTGGTAAGTATATCATTTCTACAGTAGTGTTGCTAAAAACTATCAGATTCAAATCAGTGACATTGCAATTGACATGTGTTGTAAATACATGACAGTTGACTGCATGGTTGAGAGAAGGGTTGTAGTTGATATTGTGAGAAAGAGAGAAGACAGCTATGATAAGTCAACTTAGTCCTTCGAGCTGAAAGTAACATTTACTGAATGGAATGCAGTGGAGTCTCTCATAAGTAGATTGGACCAAGTCAGACTGGAACAGAGTTGGCTAGATGGTTAATACATTGTTTCTCTCCCATTTTTCAAGGAGTGGCAGAGAACTTCAGAAACAGCAAGGAGAATATAGCAATTAAGTTTGCTGATTACGTTGTTGCAATAGGAGAAAACTTCAACTTGGCAGCTGTAGAATGGGAAATTGTTATGAACGTGTTGCCTAAAAACTACTTTGCGCAGATAGTTACAGGACCGCATGATGGCAATGTCTTAGACTTCCTAGTAACTAACAGACCTGAACCTTTTGAATCAGTTAACTTGTAACTGGTGATGTTGGGTGTCAGATACCCAGCTAAATCTTTGAAGCCTCATTATTACCAGATTGTTGTGAGTACATCATTGTTGGTTCCTATACCTTCAAGTCAGTTTGTTGCAAGCCGCCCTGAAGCACGGTACTCAACAGAGCGGTGAGATGTTTGATTTTATATGCAATTTTTTAAAGTTACTGGGTATTTTTAACCCAACCTCACCAGTTGCGGAACTTTTTTTTGGAATATTCTCGTATTCTATTTTATAGGCAGTATGGCATCTAGCAGGTTTCCTGTGATAACTAATAACCCTGGATGCAGTTCTCATCAAAGCAGTGAGTTTATTTCATTCGTtattactagaaactctgcttattGATAACCATGTTAGTTACCCTGAGATTTTCTCATTTTCCGATTTTCAGCTGACATGCGATCTAGAAGGTGGTCTATGAAACCTAGTGATCCCGGATTTGGTGACTGGGTGAGATCTATACTGGATGAGCCTGAGAGTGAATGTAGTGGGGATGAAAATGTTATAGAACAAGGTTTCGAGAGTGCCCATGAAACCGACTCAGAGCAAGAAGTATGTGAAGCTGAGAATGAAGTGCATGGTATACCTAATGCTACAGTTCCTGGATCATCACCAAGTTCACTACAACCACCACATTCCTTTGAAACTGACACATCGTCATCAGATGAAAACAAACCCCTTTCAAAAAGGCAGAATCGTCAATACGAGTGAAAGAAGTATTATGGGAAGAACCGTTTCATAT
This DNA window, taken from Schistocerca piceifrons isolate TAMUIC-IGC-003096 chromosome 4, iqSchPice1.1, whole genome shotgun sequence, encodes the following:
- the LOC124794901 gene encoding probable methyltransferase-like protein 15 homolog, producing the protein MYFRPVYCYLNSRCCDIARRYSQVCNTTANNVHHIPVMKNEVIDCFQPKENQLYIDMTFGAGGHAEQLLNCAPNLRVFALDRDPVAFEMAKNLSIKYPDQLVPLLGKFSELPKLLKRHGIQRNMVDGILFDLGCSSMQFDTAERGFSISKDGPLDMRMDGTRFPSSPTAADVLAQIDEPDLAKVLKIYGEEKQAKKIARAVIESRYQFVRLKTTKDLSDLVASVCNEEHRLDKLQRPSHAATKTFQALRIFVNNEINELNYSLILAHRFLKVGGKIVTLSFHSLEDRIVKRHLCGNVIGNAINPLPLKYTDHSLWYNRDDVDSLLHSNWKLLHKHVLVPATEEVETNPRSRSAKLRCAVKIS